A region from the Ovis aries strain OAR_USU_Benz2616 breed Rambouillet chromosome 22, ARS-UI_Ramb_v3.0, whole genome shotgun sequence genome encodes:
- the IKZF5 gene encoding zinc finger protein Pegasus, whose translation MGEKKPEPLDFVKDFQEYLTQQTHHVNMISGSVSGDKEAEALQGAGTDGDQNGLDHPSVEVSLDENSGMLVDGFERTFDGKLKCRYCNYASKGTARLIEHIRIHTGEKPHRCHLCPFASAYERHLEAHMRSHTGEKPYKCELCSFRCSDRSNLSHHRRRKHKMVPIKGTRSSLSSKKMWGVLQKKTSNLNYSRRALINLSPPSMVVQKPDYLNDFTHEIPNIQTDSYESMAKTTPTGGLPRDPQELMVDNPLNQLSTLAGQLSSLPPENQNPASPDVVPCAEEKPFMVQQPSAQAVVSAVSASLPQNSSPTSPEPRPSHGQRNYSPVAGPSSEPSAHTSTPSVGNSQPSTPAPTLPVQDPQLLHHCQHCDMYFADNILYTIHMGCHGYENPFQCNICGCKCKNKYDFACHFARGQHNQH comes from the exons ATGGGTGAGAAGAAACCGGAGCCTTTGGACTTTGTGAAAGATTTCCAGGAATACCTAACTCAGCAGACCCATCATGTCAACATGATTTCTGGATCAGTTAGTGGGGACAAAGAAGCAGAGGCTCTTCAGGGAG CTGGAACAGATGGTGATCAAAATGGACTTGATCACCCATCTGTTGAAGTTTCCCTGGATGAAAACTCAGGAATGTTAGTAGACGGGTTTGAAAGGACCTTTGATGGAAAGCTCAAGTGTCGGTACTGCAACTATGCCAGCAAAGGCACCGCCCGGCTCATTGAACACATTAGAATTCACACAG gTGAGAAACCTCATCGATGTCACTTGTGTCCATTTGCATCTGCCTATGAGCGTCATCTGGAAGCCCACATGCGTTCCCATACAGGAGAAAAACCATACAAATGTGAATTGTGTTCCTTCCGCTGCAGTGACCGAAGCAACCTGTCCCATCATCGAAGGCGCAAGCATAAAATGGTACCAATTAAAGGTACTAGGTCTTCCTTAAGCAGCAAGAAAATGTGGGGGGTTTTACAGAAGAAAACTAGCAACCTGAACTATAGCAGAAGAGCACTCATCAACTTAAGCCCgccttccatggtggttcagaagCCAGACTACCTTAATGATTTTACCCACGAAATCCCAAACATCCAGACTGACTCCTATGAAAGTATGGCGAAAACCACACCAACTGGAGGCCTGCCAAGAGACCCCCAAGAACTCATGGTTGACAACCCTTTAAACCAGCTCTCAACTCTAGCCGGACAGCTGTCCAGTTTGCCACCTGAAAACCAAAACCCCGCGTCCCCGGATGTAGTTCCCTGCGCCGAGGAGAAGCCCTTCATGGTGCAGCAGCCCTCTGCCCAGGCGGTAGTTTCTGCCGTGTCAGCAAGTCTTCCGCAGAACTCCTCTCCCACCAGCCCCGAGCCTCGGCCCTCACACGGTCAAAGGAACTACAGTCCGGTGGCAGGGCCAAGCAGTGAACCGAGTGCCCACACAAGTACTCCAAGCGTGGGAAACAGCCAGCCGAGCACTCCAGCTCCCACCCTGCCCGTCCAGGACCCGCAGCTTCTCCACCACTGCCAGCACTGTGACATGTACTTTGCCGACAATATCCTTTACACCATCCACATGGGATGTCATGGGTATGAAAATCCTTTTCAGTGTAACATATGTGGGTGCAAATGTAAAAACAAGTATGATTTTGCCTGTCATTTTGcaagagggcaacataaccaacACTGA